From Candidatus Protochlamydia phocaeensis, one genomic window encodes:
- a CDS encoding alanine/glycine:cation symporter family protein: MSNLGETLLNGLDVLYSWVWGAPLLILLSGVGIYLTIALRGLQFRYLGYALKLVFSPSKDHPEAEGKGDISHFESLMTALAATIGIGNIAGVATALAVGGLGALFWMWVTALLGMATKYAEAILAVKYRVTDARGEMCGGPMYFIASGLGWRWLAVCFALFGAIAALGGGNMLQANSVADVMGRMFHINPWWSGITVAALTGLTLLGGIKSIGKVAGFLVPFMALFYIAGASVILAFNYMEIPGTLMAIVTHAFTGQAAFGGFMGSTMLLALRVGVSRGLMTSEAGLGTASIAAAAAKTDLPGRQALVSMTGSFLATIIMCSVTGLVLGVTGVFGQMDAEGKLLNGASMTVAAFESVFSGGGYVVTIGLILFAFTTLLGWAYYGEKCVEYLFGVKSVPFYRILFTLVIIPGAVLELDIVWKISDVFNGLMAFPNLIGLCALSSVVIAETHLFLNVLKAEKQAALNNEALA; encoded by the coding sequence ATGTCGAATTTGGGTGAAACGTTATTGAATGGACTGGACGTCCTTTATAGTTGGGTGTGGGGAGCTCCTCTTTTAATCCTTTTGTCCGGAGTTGGCATTTATTTGACCATTGCCTTGCGCGGATTGCAGTTCCGCTACTTAGGTTATGCCTTAAAACTGGTCTTCAGTCCAAGCAAGGATCATCCGGAAGCTGAAGGAAAAGGAGATATCAGCCATTTTGAATCTTTAATGACAGCTTTAGCAGCGACGATTGGGATAGGAAATATTGCCGGTGTGGCAACCGCCCTTGCTGTCGGCGGATTGGGCGCTTTGTTTTGGATGTGGGTGACGGCTCTTTTGGGAATGGCCACTAAATATGCCGAAGCCATCTTAGCCGTAAAATACCGCGTGACAGATGCGCGGGGAGAAATGTGCGGCGGACCGATGTATTTCATTGCCTCCGGGCTGGGCTGGCGCTGGCTAGCCGTCTGCTTCGCCTTATTCGGCGCCATAGCGGCGCTAGGCGGGGGAAATATGCTTCAAGCCAATTCCGTCGCAGATGTCATGGGAAGAATGTTTCACATCAATCCTTGGTGGTCCGGTATTACCGTGGCTGCCTTGACGGGGCTAACCCTGCTGGGCGGGATCAAGAGCATCGGCAAAGTGGCCGGTTTTTTGGTTCCCTTCATGGCCCTCTTTTACATTGCCGGCGCAAGCGTTATTTTAGCATTCAATTATATGGAGATTCCCGGCACCCTGATGGCCATTGTCACGCATGCCTTTACCGGGCAAGCGGCGTTTGGCGGTTTCATGGGATCGACCATGCTGCTAGCCTTAAGAGTCGGTGTGAGTCGAGGCTTGATGACGAGCGAAGCGGGATTAGGGACGGCTTCTATCGCCGCTGCGGCTGCCAAAACGGATCTTCCCGGACGTCAAGCGCTTGTGTCTATGACAGGTTCATTCTTAGCCACTATTATCATGTGTTCGGTAACGGGATTGGTTTTGGGGGTGACAGGTGTTTTTGGACAAATGGATGCCGAAGGCAAATTATTAAATGGAGCGTCCATGACCGTTGCAGCTTTTGAATCCGTTTTTTCAGGCGGAGGCTATGTGGTAACAATCGGACTTATCCTGTTTGCTTTTACGACCCTTTTAGGCTGGGCGTATTATGGAGAAAAATGCGTGGAATATTTATTTGGCGTTAAATCGGTGCCTTTTTACCGCATTTTATTTACCTTAGTTATTATTCCGGGAGCTGTACTAGAGTTAGATATTGTTTGGAAAATTTCCGATGTCTTTAATGGTTTGATGGCCTTCCCTAATCTGATTGGACTATGCGCCTTGTCGAGTGTGGTCATTGCTGAAACCCACCTTTTCCTAAATGTATTGAAAGCGGAAAAACAGGCAGCTCTTAACAATGAGGCCTTGGCTTAA
- a CDS encoding valine--tRNA ligase — protein MADLPKAYEAKTIDAKWYQFWEARGYFRADAHSTKPAYCIVIPPPNVTGVLHMGHALVNTLQDILIRWKRMQGFETLWVPGTDHAGIATQMVVERHLIRTHNKKRKDFSREEFLVHVWEWKDKSETRIIEQLKRLGSSCDWSRQRFTMDEGNTRAVRTMFKKLFDDGLIYQGDYLVNWDPVTQTALADDEVEYEEKQSFLWHFKYPLADGSGYIHIATTRPETMLGDTAVAVSPQDERYASLIGKTVMLPLVDRPIPIIADHHVDPAFGTGMVKVTPAHDPNDYQMGLTHRLPFINILTPDGKINANGGEFEGLTMAEAREAVVARMKELGLVEKIEPHVHRVGVSYRSKATIEPYLSKQWFIRMDGFAKQLREAVDQAEVKLIPSHWESTYFHWIDNLRDWCISRQLWWGHRIPIWYHKDDPKRLICYDGADIPEEVKQAPDEWIQDPDVLDTWFSSALWPFATLGWPDKTPELDKFYPNSVLVTGHDILFFWVARMIMMGKYAMGKAPFPETFLHGLIYGKSYWRNSPEGGIFYASEQERLEYDLGKPTPKEVFSKWEKMSKSKGNIIDPLEMIDQYGTDAVRMALCASATQARQIDLDRRRFEEFKNFANKIWNGARFVLMNLDGNEELSSHPLDARSFSTGLDESLLSLEDRWILSTLARTVKSVNNSLQHYLFDQAALEAYDFFWKEFCAYYVEIAKPILFGKIGTAPERINKQKLLVIVLCQAIRLMHPMAPFITEELFHILKERFEGLEEGKATDPYTIECIRALKSPACLTAPYPQVIRESDLNPQIDQTFALMEQVVYTIRNIRGEMKLSPGTATDVYIIGQPDDPEWQTVKENIGIISALVRTQRIEVQSKETAMGFACTGVFHSLKIMLPLPEELLKQEKARLSKEKEKLEAALEKLNVQLSNPDFVSRAPAQLIEKQKNQLEQGERELQEINRKLKTFSD, from the coding sequence ATGCAAAGTGGTATCAATTTTGGGAGGCCCGCGGCTATTTTCGCGCCGACGCCCATTCTACAAAACCTGCTTATTGCATTGTCATCCCCCCTCCAAATGTGACAGGTGTCTTGCATATGGGCCATGCGCTTGTGAACACCTTGCAAGATATTCTTATCCGTTGGAAACGCATGCAAGGTTTTGAAACACTATGGGTTCCAGGAACAGACCACGCGGGTATCGCCACACAGATGGTGGTTGAACGGCATCTCATTCGGACGCACAATAAAAAGAGAAAGGATTTTTCGCGCGAAGAATTCCTCGTCCATGTGTGGGAATGGAAAGACAAAAGCGAGACCCGCATTATTGAACAGCTGAAGCGCTTGGGCAGCTCTTGCGACTGGTCCAGGCAGCGCTTTACCATGGACGAGGGAAATACACGCGCCGTCCGAACCATGTTCAAAAAATTGTTCGACGATGGCTTAATTTATCAAGGCGACTATCTTGTCAATTGGGATCCTGTGACACAGACGGCTTTAGCCGATGATGAGGTAGAATACGAAGAAAAGCAGTCTTTCCTCTGGCATTTTAAGTATCCCTTAGCCGATGGATCGGGTTATATTCATATTGCAACAACCCGCCCAGAGACAATGCTGGGAGATACGGCGGTAGCCGTTTCCCCTCAGGATGAGCGCTATGCAAGCCTTATTGGCAAAACCGTCATGCTTCCTTTGGTTGACCGTCCTATCCCCATTATCGCAGATCATCATGTCGACCCTGCCTTCGGGACAGGAATGGTGAAAGTCACTCCGGCGCATGACCCGAACGACTATCAAATGGGCTTGACGCATCGCCTGCCTTTCATCAATATTCTCACTCCCGACGGCAAAATTAATGCCAATGGAGGAGAATTCGAAGGTCTGACCATGGCAGAGGCGCGCGAAGCCGTTGTCGCTCGCATGAAGGAACTTGGCCTTGTAGAGAAAATCGAACCTCACGTCCATCGCGTCGGCGTGTCTTACCGCTCTAAAGCGACGATCGAGCCTTATCTTTCCAAGCAATGGTTTATCCGCATGGACGGATTTGCCAAACAGCTTCGCGAAGCGGTCGATCAGGCAGAAGTCAAATTGATCCCTTCTCATTGGGAAAGCACTTATTTCCATTGGATTGACAACTTGCGCGACTGGTGCATCAGCCGCCAGCTTTGGTGGGGGCATCGCATTCCAATCTGGTACCACAAAGACGATCCCAAGCGCCTGATTTGCTACGATGGAGCGGACATACCGGAAGAGGTCAAGCAAGCTCCGGATGAATGGATACAAGATCCCGATGTCTTAGATACGTGGTTTTCATCGGCATTATGGCCTTTTGCGACTTTGGGCTGGCCGGACAAGACGCCCGAGCTGGATAAATTTTATCCCAATTCAGTGCTGGTGACAGGCCATGACATTTTATTCTTCTGGGTAGCCCGCATGATCATGATGGGCAAATACGCCATGGGAAAAGCGCCGTTTCCCGAAACATTCCTGCATGGCCTCATTTATGGCAAATCTTATTGGCGCAATTCGCCCGAAGGGGGAATTTTCTATGCCAGCGAACAAGAGCGCTTAGAGTATGACTTGGGCAAGCCAACCCCTAAAGAGGTCTTTTCGAAATGGGAAAAAATGTCCAAATCCAAGGGCAATATCATCGATCCTTTAGAAATGATCGATCAATACGGAACGGACGCCGTCCGAATGGCCCTTTGCGCAAGCGCCACGCAAGCGCGTCAGATTGATCTCGATCGCCGCCGCTTTGAAGAATTTAAAAACTTTGCCAATAAAATTTGGAACGGCGCACGCTTTGTTTTAATGAATCTGGACGGAAATGAAGAGCTCAGCAGCCATCCTCTCGATGCACGCTCATTCTCCACAGGCTTGGACGAATCCCTCCTCAGCTTAGAAGACCGCTGGATCCTCTCAACATTGGCCCGCACGGTAAAAAGCGTAAATAATAGCTTGCAGCATTATCTATTTGATCAAGCCGCTTTAGAGGCCTATGACTTTTTCTGGAAGGAATTCTGCGCTTATTATGTTGAAATTGCAAAACCCATTCTATTTGGAAAAATAGGAACAGCCCCGGAGCGGATCAATAAACAAAAACTGCTCGTTATTGTTCTTTGCCAGGCTATCCGCCTGATGCACCCAATGGCCCCTTTTATTACCGAAGAACTTTTCCATATTCTAAAGGAACGGTTTGAAGGCCTCGAAGAGGGCAAAGCAACAGATCCTTATACTATTGAATGCATTCGCGCCCTAAAAAGCCCCGCTTGCCTAACAGCTCCTTACCCGCAAGTCATCCGTGAAAGCGACCTCAATCCTCAAATCGACCAGACCTTTGCTTTAATGGAGCAAGTTGTCTATACGATCCGCAATATTCGCGGAGAAATGAAGCTTTCCCCCGGCACGGCGACCGATGTTTATATCATTGGACAACCGGATGATCCGGAATGGCAAACGGTCAAAGAAAATATCGGCATTATCTCGGCTTTAGTGCGCACGCAACGCATTGAAGTACAGAGCAAAGAAACGGCAATGGGATTTGCTTGCACGGGAGTATTCCATTCCTTGAAAATCATGCTGCCTCTTCCCGAAGAATTGCTTAAACAAGAGAAGGCGCGCTTAAGCAAAGAAAAAGAAAAATTAGAAGCTGCTTTGGAAAAACTCAACGTCCAGCTTTCTAATCCCGACTTTGTCAGCCGCGCGCCTGCCCAGCTCATCGAAAAGCAAAAAAATCAGCTTGAACAGGGAGAAAGGGAATTACAGGAAATTAACCGCAAGTTAAAAACCTTTTCTGACTGA